The following coding sequences lie in one Polyangiaceae bacterium genomic window:
- a CDS encoding acyl-CoA dehydrogenase family protein, with product MISFELSEDQRLIQASVADLAKTIGSRVRRFEADGDVDPALRQTVAELGLASAHLPEALGGQGLGLLTATVINEELAVADAATPFALNGLGAFPLALQELATPERAADVLGALDAADVGAVAWSERTVQRERAGFTTTATRSADGYRVTGTKCFVAQAPRATQFVVFAATGHDGWSDFGAFLVPADAPGVKRGVRHGSLGLQAAAFGEVSLDDVQLPASARLGEGPDFVPAVLRFFAKYSLVIAARQVGLARAAFELTREYCDMRKAFGKPIGHFQAVAFTLADRHMDIESARELVRRAAWSWDAGKDERDALLATASAVAHAHEAAMRCSDDAVQLHGGAGFMRDVVVEKLMRDARQLALVGMTAPQMDQLAAAIATGQDLDPARVLPTPETQAVFT from the coding sequence ATGATTTCCTTCGAATTGAGCGAAGACCAACGGCTGATCCAGGCGAGCGTCGCGGATCTCGCCAAGACAATCGGCTCCCGCGTGCGCCGCTTCGAGGCTGACGGCGACGTGGATCCGGCCCTGCGACAGACCGTCGCGGAACTCGGGCTCGCGTCGGCCCACTTGCCTGAAGCCCTTGGCGGCCAGGGACTCGGGTTGCTCACGGCGACCGTGATCAACGAAGAGCTCGCCGTTGCCGACGCGGCCACTCCCTTCGCGCTGAACGGCCTGGGCGCATTCCCCCTCGCGCTGCAGGAGCTGGCCACGCCGGAGCGCGCGGCCGACGTCCTCGGCGCCCTCGACGCAGCTGACGTCGGCGCAGTGGCGTGGAGCGAGCGCACCGTGCAGCGCGAACGCGCCGGCTTCACCACGACCGCCACGCGCAGCGCCGACGGCTATCGCGTGACGGGCACGAAGTGTTTCGTCGCGCAGGCGCCCCGCGCGACGCAGTTCGTCGTCTTCGCTGCCACGGGCCACGACGGGTGGAGCGACTTCGGCGCGTTCCTCGTGCCCGCCGACGCACCTGGTGTGAAGCGCGGCGTGCGCCACGGATCCCTAGGCCTGCAAGCCGCGGCCTTCGGCGAGGTCAGCCTCGACGACGTGCAGCTCCCCGCGAGCGCGCGCCTCGGCGAGGGCCCCGACTTCGTGCCCGCGGTGCTGCGCTTCTTCGCCAAGTACTCCCTCGTCATCGCCGCGCGACAGGTCGGCCTCGCACGCGCCGCCTTCGAACTCACGCGCGAGTACTGCGACATGCGCAAAGCCTTCGGTAAGCCCATCGGTCACTTCCAAGCGGTGGCTTTCACGCTGGCGGATCGCCACATGGACATCGAGAGCGCCCGTGAGTTGGTGCGCCGCGCGGCCTGGAGTTGGGACGCGGGTAAGGACGAGCGCGACGCGCTCCTCGCCACGGCCAGCGCCGTTGCCCACGCCCACGAAGCCGCGATGCGTTGCAGCGATGACGCGGTTCAACTGCACGGTGGCGCGGGATTCATGCGCGACGTGGTGGTCGAAAAGCTGATGCGGGACGCGCGACAGCTGGCGCTGGTGGGCATGACCGCGCCGCAGATGGACCAACTTGCCGCCGCCATCGCCACCGGGCAGGACCTCGACCCTGCACGGGTTCTCCCAACCCCCGAGACCCAAGCCGTTTTCACCTGA
- a CDS encoding AgmX/PglI C-terminal domain-containing protein codes for MAAAPQPTVVLRAAAVWGTTVLGLRHLDAGKSFELGDGPGAVTQKPDGAPISDYPIRAVGSGWELHVTGATGGVLYLRGRQEDPAHLAQTGAPIPIVAGDYGLIQYGPNFSVFFQFANAPPVLKERIKIDWALLLAFLFSMVAVVGGLALIWAITTPIGIPKPLELTSQRELALQFNMKEEEVEPPKDSSNDDGDKGQGVKDPGAKDKKEQGGGKKIKGAEGALGRQGKAEKTEQPGEIRSGLGGMAEALSSDVGDEVRKTLGTISSVADALGGLRSDNIVLGQGSGTGLKGGGPGGGGTGEGVPFGSGTLDTGWGPGRGGGFGSGSGGPGGRGTGGFGKGGKGGGEGSGTGTGTGTGEKKVAGKDSPKPGQGLSPSQISRVVMSRYGAFRACYESAAARDPQLQGSVSVSFSITPGGSVSGANIGGSSLGNPRVEGCIKRQFTRLSFPSADKATNAGWTFSFRPSKK; via the coding sequence ATGGCAGCTGCTCCCCAACCGACCGTAGTGCTCCGGGCCGCCGCCGTCTGGGGCACCACCGTGCTTGGCCTTCGTCATCTCGATGCCGGCAAGTCCTTCGAGCTTGGTGACGGACCTGGGGCGGTGACCCAGAAGCCCGATGGAGCACCGATCTCGGACTACCCGATTCGCGCGGTGGGATCCGGTTGGGAGCTGCACGTCACGGGAGCCACCGGGGGCGTCCTCTACCTGCGCGGTCGCCAGGAAGACCCGGCGCACTTGGCTCAAACCGGTGCGCCGATTCCCATCGTGGCAGGGGACTACGGCCTGATCCAGTACGGCCCGAACTTCAGCGTGTTCTTCCAGTTTGCGAACGCGCCGCCGGTGCTCAAAGAGCGCATCAAGATCGACTGGGCGCTTCTGCTCGCGTTCCTGTTCTCCATGGTCGCGGTAGTGGGCGGCCTTGCACTCATCTGGGCGATCACGACTCCCATCGGTATTCCAAAGCCCTTGGAGTTGACGAGTCAGCGTGAACTGGCGCTCCAGTTCAACATGAAGGAAGAGGAAGTCGAACCGCCCAAGGACTCGAGCAACGACGATGGTGACAAGGGTCAAGGCGTCAAGGACCCGGGTGCCAAGGACAAAAAAGAGCAAGGCGGCGGCAAGAAGATCAAGGGTGCCGAAGGCGCCTTGGGGCGTCAGGGCAAAGCCGAGAAGACTGAGCAGCCCGGTGAGATCCGCAGCGGACTTGGCGGCATGGCCGAAGCGCTGTCTAGCGACGTGGGCGACGAAGTGCGCAAGACCTTGGGCACCATCAGCTCGGTGGCGGACGCCCTCGGTGGCCTGCGCTCGGACAACATTGTCTTGGGCCAAGGCTCTGGGACTGGACTCAAGGGTGGCGGACCGGGCGGCGGCGGCACGGGTGAAGGCGTTCCCTTCGGCTCGGGCACGCTCGATACGGGCTGGGGCCCCGGCCGCGGCGGTGGGTTCGGGTCCGGAAGTGGCGGACCCGGAGGCCGCGGAACTGGCGGCTTCGGCAAGGGCGGCAAGGGCGGAGGCGAAGGCAGCGGCACGGGCACCGGAACTGGTACGGGCGAAAAGAAAGTCGCCGGCAAGGATTCGCCGAAGCCTGGGCAGGGTCTCTCGCCTTCGCAGATCTCTCGCGTCGTGATGTCGCGCTACGGCGCGTTCCGCGCCTGCTACGAGTCCGCCGCAGCTCGCGATCCGCAGCTTCAAGGCAGCGTGAGCGTCAGCTTCAGCATCACCCCCGGAGGATCCGTTTCGGGTGCGAACATCGGCGGCTCATCCCTGGGCAATCCGCGTGTCGAAGGTTGCATCAAGCGTCAGTTCACGCGCCTGAGCTTCCCGAGCGCCGACAAGGCGACCAACGCCGGTTGGACGTTCAGCTTCCGGCCCAGCAAGAAGTGA
- a CDS encoding sulfatase-like hydrolase/transferase, whose amino-acid sequence MKCLALPAALVALAGCDKAKSTPPPSASAAPAVATSSTPAPSASVAAGPTPKRPYNVLFIMIDSLRADMPWTGYERPIAPWLTKFAERSVLYPRAYSFSSYTAKSVVPALVGDYPSALKRDGYFFTKWFDDNLFISERAQKAGIRTLTGNGHGYFLPAMGLNQGFDDYRLLPGTFLDVKGVADITSDRLNKLAKEMLTDPKNVGEDGSKRFFAYFHFLDPHYTYIKHPESPDWGDTRRDLYDNEVHFSDKWVGDLVDWALEQPWGKHTAVIITADHGEGFGERGHYRHAYEVWEGLVRVPLFIYVPEAKPRRIEVSRGHLDLAPTMADLMGLPKAPPFRGDSLVPEVFGAEAKPKPVIVDLPRCDLMDRRRALVEGDYKLIAFGDDKSFMLFNVQKDPKEETDLAESEPKKLEEMKTLYEKLSKEIPNEPVVGGVPLKGVHPSQRY is encoded by the coding sequence ATGAAGTGCCTCGCCCTGCCCGCAGCCTTGGTGGCATTGGCTGGCTGCGACAAGGCCAAGAGCACGCCGCCACCTTCGGCGTCGGCCGCACCCGCGGTGGCCACGTCGAGCACGCCCGCGCCGAGCGCGAGCGTCGCGGCCGGTCCCACGCCGAAGCGCCCCTACAACGTGCTCTTCATCATGATCGACAGCCTGCGCGCGGACATGCCCTGGACCGGCTACGAGCGCCCGATTGCTCCCTGGCTCACGAAGTTCGCCGAGCGTTCCGTGCTCTATCCGCGCGCCTACTCGTTCTCGAGCTACACCGCGAAGAGCGTGGTGCCCGCGCTGGTCGGTGACTATCCGAGCGCGCTGAAGCGCGACGGGTACTTCTTCACCAAGTGGTTCGACGACAACCTGTTCATCAGTGAGCGCGCGCAGAAGGCCGGCATTCGCACGCTGACGGGCAACGGGCATGGCTACTTCTTGCCCGCCATGGGCCTCAATCAAGGCTTCGATGACTATCGCTTGCTGCCCGGCACCTTCTTGGACGTGAAGGGCGTTGCCGACATCACCAGCGATCGCCTGAACAAGTTGGCGAAGGAGATGTTGACGGATCCGAAGAACGTTGGCGAAGACGGAAGCAAGCGCTTCTTCGCCTACTTTCACTTTCTCGATCCGCACTACACCTACATCAAGCATCCAGAAAGCCCCGACTGGGGCGACACGCGCCGGGACCTCTACGACAACGAAGTGCACTTCAGTGACAAGTGGGTCGGCGACTTGGTCGACTGGGCGCTCGAGCAGCCCTGGGGCAAGCACACCGCCGTGATCATCACCGCCGATCACGGCGAAGGCTTCGGCGAACGCGGTCACTACCGGCACGCCTATGAAGTCTGGGAGGGGTTGGTGCGGGTGCCCCTGTTCATCTACGTGCCCGAAGCGAAGCCGCGTCGAATCGAAGTGTCGCGAGGACACTTGGATCTCGCGCCCACCATGGCGGACTTGATGGGCCTGCCAAAGGCCCCACCTTTCCGAGGTGACAGCCTGGTGCCCGAGGTGTTCGGGGCGGAAGCCAAGCCCAAGCCGGTGATCGTGGACTTGCCGCGCTGTGATCTGATGGATCGACGACGAGCCCTGGTCGAAGGCGACTACAAGCTCATCGCCTTCGGTGACGACAAGTCGTTCATGCTGTTCAACGTGCAGAAGGATCCGAAAGAAGAGACGGATCTTGCCGAGTCCGAGCCGAAAAAGCTCGAAGAGATGAAGACGCTGTACGAAAAGCTCTCCAAAGAGATCCCGAACGAACCCGTCGTCGGAGGCGTGCCGCTCAAGGGCGTCCATCCGTCCCAGCGCTATTGA
- a CDS encoding tetratricopeptide repeat protein, producing MHPHFLASAQPPSDTAAVESLYAMGHGLFSQERFVDAAAIFRIMLQLAPTDERSWLALGECHERVGQPDVALELYGAGTVANEQAARCQVARARIFIEQGRHAEAEEAIDAAQAIADAGDDDTLTTLVDAVRRMS from the coding sequence ATGCACCCGCACTTTCTCGCCTCTGCTCAACCGCCGTCGGACACGGCGGCGGTTGAGTCCCTCTACGCCATGGGCCACGGCCTATTCTCCCAAGAGCGCTTCGTCGACGCCGCCGCGATATTCCGCATCATGCTGCAGCTGGCCCCGACCGACGAACGCAGCTGGCTCGCCCTTGGGGAGTGCCACGAACGGGTCGGACAGCCCGACGTCGCGCTGGAACTCTACGGAGCCGGTACCGTCGCGAACGAGCAAGCGGCTCGGTGCCAGGTCGCACGCGCCCGCATCTTCATCGAACAAGGCCGGCACGCGGAGGCGGAGGAAGCCATCGACGCAGCCCAAGCCATTGCAGACGCAGGCGACGACGACACCTTGACCACGTTGGTCGATGCAGTTCGGAGGATGTCATGA
- the rpmA gene encoding 50S ribosomal protein L27 yields the protein MAHKKGGGSTRNGRGSNAQHRGVKVYGGEAVRAGGILVRQVGQSISPGRNVGLGKDFTLFALVDGTVAYEWATRTKKRVSVYPEGQAPKAS from the coding sequence ATGGCACACAAAAAAGGCGGCGGTTCCACACGTAACGGGCGCGGTTCGAACGCGCAGCACCGCGGCGTCAAGGTGTACGGCGGCGAGGCCGTGCGCGCCGGCGGCATCCTGGTGCGTCAGGTGGGTCAGTCGATCAGCCCCGGTCGCAACGTAGGTCTCGGCAAAGACTTCACGCTCTTCGCTTTGGTGGACGGCACCGTGGCGTACGAGTGGGCGACGCGCACGAAGAAGCGCGTCAGCGTTTACCCCGAAGGCCAGGCGCCCAAGGCGAGCTGA
- a CDS encoding PAS domain S-box protein, whose translation MRVGMVQAVQFDELTQAFIDAAADAGVGVVVSSARAERPRIEFVSTAIETILGEPARDLIGREALDLSSDREKSRLQDMASAVSRREPTPHHFETEARRRGGTSVPVEVAVSFIDASDHVLSVTCVVDITERRRAMVDLERSERRLRHVIESAPVAVWILDERSIHYANAAAADLFGFSSPEEALTRDPKDLLETSEVSQLEQRLAATLVQRRKLPPQEYRIRRMDGVAILVEVSSIAIEWDGRPAVLAFGRDVTQRRQLEMHWLQADRLAALGLVAGGMAHAINNPLTYVLLNLDHVRGALADGSALDGDAAGVLARLTEAYQGIERIAQVVKRMRAFSRVDERSRSAVDLRSVLEGALELVGHELTHRGRLTTNYSEVPAINASAAHLEQVFLHLLVHAAQSLPEDDSAEVRIELSSLDVSQVMVAVTIVGRALEPSALANVFEPFFTREEDTEARVGLPFCRAVVSAMGGELLAETDTVAGTTFRVILPVGILESEPPEVEPVSVRAQVLNVRPRVLVIDDDPGIGGAMSVALEDNSDVTYLPSALEARDRLIAGERFDLVFCDMMMPDLDGEALWEVVQRVRPEQAARFVFMTAAGTHPKIAEFFTRTGCARLDKPFRLNDVQRAIAAFRAG comes from the coding sequence ATGCGGGTGGGGATGGTTCAGGCGGTGCAGTTCGACGAGTTGACCCAGGCGTTCATCGACGCCGCAGCGGATGCCGGAGTGGGCGTAGTAGTGTCGTCGGCGCGTGCGGAACGTCCTCGCATCGAATTCGTCAGCACTGCCATCGAGACCATTCTGGGTGAACCCGCACGCGACTTGATCGGTCGCGAGGCGCTGGACCTGAGCTCCGACCGCGAGAAGTCGCGCCTGCAAGACATGGCTAGCGCCGTGTCTCGCAGGGAGCCCACGCCCCATCACTTCGAGACGGAAGCGCGGCGTCGCGGCGGCACGAGTGTGCCGGTGGAGGTGGCCGTCAGCTTCATCGATGCCAGCGACCATGTGCTGTCAGTCACCTGCGTGGTTGACATCACCGAGCGCCGACGCGCCATGGTCGACCTGGAGCGCTCCGAACGTCGGCTCCGGCACGTGATCGAGTCAGCTCCAGTAGCCGTGTGGATTCTCGACGAGCGCAGCATTCACTACGCGAACGCAGCAGCTGCGGACCTCTTCGGCTTCTCCTCGCCTGAAGAGGCGCTCACCCGCGACCCCAAGGATCTGCTCGAGACGAGCGAGGTGTCCCAGCTCGAGCAGCGACTGGCTGCCACGTTGGTTCAGCGCCGCAAGCTTCCCCCCCAGGAGTATCGCATCCGACGCATGGACGGCGTCGCCATTCTGGTTGAAGTGAGCTCGATTGCGATCGAATGGGACGGACGGCCAGCGGTGCTCGCCTTCGGGCGCGACGTGACGCAACGGCGGCAGTTGGAGATGCACTGGCTGCAGGCAGATCGCCTTGCTGCGTTGGGACTTGTGGCGGGTGGGATGGCGCATGCCATCAACAACCCGCTGACGTACGTACTGCTGAATCTCGACCACGTGCGCGGTGCCCTGGCGGACGGTAGTGCCCTGGACGGGGATGCCGCCGGAGTGCTGGCGCGGCTGACCGAGGCATATCAGGGCATCGAGCGCATCGCCCAAGTCGTGAAACGCATGCGCGCCTTTTCTCGTGTAGATGAGCGCAGCCGCAGTGCGGTGGACTTGCGGAGCGTTCTGGAGGGCGCTCTGGAGCTCGTGGGACACGAGCTCACGCACCGCGGTCGACTGACTACCAACTACTCGGAGGTGCCCGCCATCAACGCCAGCGCCGCGCACCTGGAGCAGGTGTTTCTGCACTTGTTGGTCCACGCCGCGCAGTCATTGCCCGAGGACGACAGCGCCGAAGTTCGTATCGAACTCAGCTCGCTGGATGTGAGCCAAGTGATGGTCGCGGTGACGATCGTGGGTCGGGCCCTCGAGCCCTCCGCTCTGGCAAACGTGTTCGAGCCTTTCTTCACCCGAGAAGAAGACACGGAAGCGCGCGTGGGGCTTCCGTTCTGCCGAGCGGTGGTCAGCGCGATGGGCGGGGAGTTGTTGGCCGAGACGGACACGGTGGCGGGGACCACCTTTCGTGTGATCCTGCCCGTGGGCATCCTGGAATCCGAGCCGCCCGAGGTCGAACCCGTCTCAGTGCGTGCGCAAGTGCTGAACGTGCGGCCGCGAGTGCTGGTCATCGACGACGACCCTGGCATCGGCGGTGCCATGAGCGTGGCTCTCGAAGACAACAGCGATGTGACCTACCTGCCAAGTGCCTTGGAGGCACGCGACCGGCTCATCGCGGGTGAACGCTTCGACTTGGTGTTCTGCGACATGATGATGCCGGACTTGGACGGCGAAGCCCTGTGGGAAGTCGTGCAGCGCGTGCGCCCAGAACAAGCCGCGCGTTTCGTGTTCATGACTGCGGCTGGGACGCACCCCAAGATTGCCGAGTTCTTCACGCGGACCGGCTGTGCCCGCCTGGATAAGCCTTTTCGCTTGAACGACGTGCAGCGGGCCATCGCGGCCTTCCGCGCTGGCTGA
- a CDS encoding glycerophosphodiester phosphodiesterase, with protein MRREALTQTVSPALALCLAAALSACGPQFDDDLLLIGHRGSPTEAPENSLEGFRLAYEQGADGIEFDVQLTADGTNVVMHDETVDRTTSCSGRVQDFTVQELRGCTLSNGETVVPLAEMLTSIDGLFELLFLELKVPEDSPLTTELIQTQVTDAVTTVTAKGFADRTVIISYDHTALLAIADSQTRGVVGGWDDFTTESITNAKRYDLPWVLMPIRTIEPWMGDIIVGLDRKLAVYQVVTYEEFVTAVEGQSHAIIVDSPRTMAALLGRKPRKLP; from the coding sequence ATGAGGCGCGAAGCCCTCACGCAAACGGTTTCGCCTGCGCTCGCGCTTTGTTTGGCCGCCGCACTCTCGGCTTGCGGACCACAGTTCGACGACGACCTGCTGCTGATCGGTCACCGCGGCAGCCCCACCGAGGCGCCCGAGAACTCTTTGGAGGGGTTTCGGCTCGCCTACGAACAGGGCGCCGACGGCATCGAGTTCGACGTGCAGCTGACCGCCGATGGCACGAACGTCGTCATGCACGACGAAACCGTCGACCGCACCACGAGCTGCAGCGGGCGCGTGCAAGACTTCACGGTGCAAGAACTCCGCGGCTGCACTCTGAGCAACGGCGAGACCGTGGTGCCTCTGGCGGAGATGCTGACCTCCATCGACGGCCTGTTCGAGTTGCTGTTCTTGGAGCTCAAGGTGCCCGAGGACTCGCCGCTGACGACAGAGCTCATCCAGACTCAAGTGACTGACGCGGTCACGACTGTCACCGCGAAGGGCTTCGCAGACCGCACTGTCATCATCAGCTACGATCACACCGCCTTGCTCGCCATCGCCGACAGTCAGACGCGGGGCGTGGTGGGAGGCTGGGACGACTTCACCACCGAGAGCATCACGAATGCGAAACGCTACGACCTGCCCTGGGTGCTGATGCCGATTCGCACCATCGAGCCCTGGATGGGTGACATCATCGTCGGGCTCGATCGCAAGCTCGCGGTCTACCAGGTCGTCACCTACGAAGAGTTCGTTACGGCCGTGGAAGGGCAATCCCACGCCATCATCGTCGATAGCCCGCGCACGATGGCGGCATTGCTGGGCCGCAAGCCCCGCAAGCTGCCCTAG
- the rplU gene encoding 50S ribosomal protein L21, which yields MKAAVIRTGGKQYRVTEGDVINVEKIVGDKGAKVEFGEVLLIGGDSVKVGKPTVSGAKVAGEIVGQERGDKCTVFKFKRRKRHRKKAGHRQDLTQVKITGIQG from the coding sequence ATGAAAGCGGCAGTGATTCGTACCGGCGGTAAGCAATACCGCGTGACCGAAGGTGATGTCATCAACGTCGAGAAGATCGTCGGTGACAAAGGTGCCAAGGTCGAGTTCGGTGAGGTCCTCCTCATCGGTGGCGACAGCGTGAAGGTGGGCAAGCCCACCGTCAGCGGCGCCAAGGTCGCGGGCGAGATCGTCGGTCAAGAACGTGGCGACAAGTGCACCGTGTTCAAGTTCAAGCGCCGCAAGAGGCACCGCAAGAAGGCGGGGCATCGTCAAGACCTCACGCAGGTGAAGATCACCGGGATTCAGGGCTGA
- a CDS encoding acyl-CoA dehydrogenase family protein, whose amino-acid sequence MYELELSGQQRMLKEALHDMGKNVIRPQSLAWDHAKDIDVGFLRNFYNMSQALKGDANPMEDFQEGPKQRDPNKPSQANRTAAIGAEELAWADAAIMLSLPGPGLGGPPLRASGTPAQKERFFGIFRDMTEELRWGAYGLTEPGAGSDVAAIRTSCRKDGSDYILNGRKCYITNGGRASWVIIFATLDPALGRAGHRAFVVEQGTPGFFVGKIEEKMGLRANETAELVLEDCRVSAENLLGGEEKYQTKEGFMTAMKTFDNTRPLVGAMAIGIGRAAYEYACDFVKDNYVLSRPIPRYAAIAERLARVGRNLEAARILTWKAVWMADHGIPNAKEASMSKAMAGQAAIRACYDAIEICGAHGTLSDDHALLEKWFRDIKVYDIFEGTGQIQRIVISKRLLTDLKAF is encoded by the coding sequence ATGTACGAGCTGGAACTGAGTGGACAGCAGCGCATGCTCAAAGAAGCGCTGCACGACATGGGCAAGAACGTGATTCGGCCGCAGAGCTTGGCCTGGGATCACGCCAAAGACATCGACGTCGGCTTCTTGCGCAACTTCTACAACATGAGCCAAGCCCTCAAGGGCGACGCCAACCCGATGGAGGACTTTCAAGAAGGTCCGAAACAGCGCGATCCCAACAAGCCGAGCCAAGCCAATCGCACCGCAGCCATCGGCGCCGAAGAGCTGGCTTGGGCCGACGCGGCCATCATGCTCAGTTTGCCGGGCCCGGGACTCGGCGGTCCGCCGTTGCGCGCCAGCGGCACACCCGCGCAGAAGGAACGCTTCTTCGGAATCTTCCGCGACATGACCGAAGAGCTGCGCTGGGGCGCCTACGGTTTGACCGAGCCCGGTGCCGGCAGCGACGTGGCAGCCATCCGCACCAGCTGTCGCAAAGACGGCAGCGACTACATCCTCAACGGCCGCAAGTGTTACATCACCAATGGCGGTCGCGCGTCTTGGGTGATCATCTTCGCGACCCTCGACCCCGCGCTGGGCCGCGCCGGTCATCGCGCTTTCGTCGTCGAGCAAGGAACGCCCGGGTTCTTCGTCGGCAAGATCGAAGAAAAGATGGGCCTGCGCGCCAACGAAACGGCGGAGCTGGTGCTCGAAGACTGCCGCGTTTCCGCGGAAAACCTGCTCGGCGGCGAAGAGAAGTACCAAACCAAAGAAGGCTTCATGACGGCGATGAAGACCTTCGACAACACGCGCCCACTGGTCGGCGCCATGGCCATCGGTATCGGTCGCGCCGCCTACGAGTACGCCTGCGACTTCGTCAAAGACAACTACGTCTTGTCGCGCCCCATTCCGCGCTACGCTGCCATCGCCGAGCGCTTGGCGCGCGTCGGTCGCAACCTCGAGGCCGCGCGCATCCTGACCTGGAAGGCCGTGTGGATGGCCGACCACGGCATTCCCAACGCCAAGGAAGCCTCGATGAGCAAGGCCATGGCCGGACAAGCCGCGATTCGCGCCTGCTACGACGCGATCGAAATCTGCGGCGCCCACGGCACCTTGTCCGACGACCACGCGCTACTCGAAAAGTGGTTTCGCGACATCAAGGTGTACGACATCTTCGAAGGCACCGGTCAGATCCAACGCATCGTGATCAGCAAACGTCTGCTCACCGACCTGAAGGCCTTTTGA
- a CDS encoding M20/M25/M40 family metallo-hydrolase has translation MARRFAQLGFAASHDDGYCVNYRQSDLEDQNVVALHPPKDASCGWVVLGAHYDALGTDARGVLYPGADDNASGTAVMLEVARRIREGDLAPKVGVAFVAFGGEEKDLAGSRAFVRAPAVPLSQVQLMINVDMAGRKPAGYPIVGYEVYGKNMPRVGHQVRMAAAASKVRAVPAQLGDRSDSASFAPHVPTVFFCTMVHADYHEATDLPARVDLDQTERVLGLVSALLQQLPCEKRP, from the coding sequence TTGGCGAGACGCTTCGCGCAGCTGGGCTTCGCCGCGAGTCACGACGACGGTTACTGCGTCAACTATCGGCAGAGCGATCTCGAGGACCAGAACGTCGTCGCGCTCCATCCTCCGAAGGACGCGTCCTGCGGCTGGGTCGTGCTGGGCGCGCACTACGACGCCCTCGGCACCGACGCGCGCGGCGTGCTTTACCCCGGTGCAGATGACAACGCGTCGGGCACGGCTGTGATGCTCGAGGTTGCGAGGCGGATCCGTGAAGGCGATCTCGCGCCGAAGGTCGGTGTCGCCTTCGTGGCATTCGGTGGCGAAGAGAAGGATCTGGCTGGCTCTCGGGCATTCGTGCGAGCCCCTGCCGTGCCGCTGAGCCAAGTGCAGTTGATGATCAACGTGGACATGGCGGGACGCAAACCCGCGGGCTACCCCATCGTCGGCTACGAGGTGTACGGCAAGAACATGCCGCGCGTGGGCCACCAGGTACGCATGGCCGCAGCCGCTTCCAAGGTGCGCGCGGTACCGGCTCAGCTTGGGGATCGCAGCGACAGCGCGTCCTTCGCACCGCATGTTCCGACGGTGTTCTTCTGCACCATGGTTCATGCCGACTACCACGAAGCAACGGATCTGCCGGCGCGAGTGGATCTGGACCAGACCGAACGCGTGCTCGGCCTGGTGAGCGCGCTGCTGCAACAGTTGCCCTGCGAAAAGCGCCCTTGA
- a CDS encoding HAD family hydrolase, producing MTRYKLLVTDLDGTLLSSDGFPHAQDAAALRELLERGVHVSMCTGRMYSGTRHVALEVGLGGPVGCLDGSHVVDTRTDREVACHALDQVATDTLLQMLDLHGATPFVFAGDSIFHDESGDVYRDFVQIWSERMERVQSLSRSPWGGERQVAAVVSLGQEHHLRQAATKVEADGTGMQVVVFPVRHPAYEGSWGMVVRRAGVDKATALAELCTHYGVSPSEIVAVGDWLNDVPMFQVAGRSFAMRQAPAPVKRAATDVLEADTWSGGGVEEAARRAGLL from the coding sequence ATGACTCGCTACAAGCTGCTGGTCACTGACTTGGACGGAACTCTGCTGAGTTCCGACGGGTTTCCTCACGCACAAGATGCCGCGGCGCTGCGCGAGCTGCTCGAGCGCGGCGTGCACGTGAGCATGTGCACCGGTCGCATGTATTCGGGCACGCGCCATGTGGCGCTGGAAGTGGGGCTGGGCGGCCCGGTTGGCTGTTTGGATGGCAGCCACGTCGTGGACACCCGGACGGATCGCGAAGTCGCCTGTCACGCCCTGGACCAGGTCGCCACCGACACGTTGCTGCAAATGCTGGATTTGCACGGCGCGACGCCCTTCGTCTTCGCGGGGGACTCGATCTTTCACGACGAGAGCGGCGACGTGTATCGCGACTTCGTCCAGATCTGGTCGGAGCGCATGGAGCGCGTGCAGAGTCTGAGCCGGAGCCCCTGGGGCGGCGAACGTCAAGTCGCGGCCGTGGTGTCCCTGGGCCAAGAGCATCATCTGCGACAAGCAGCGACGAAGGTCGAAGCCGACGGCACGGGCATGCAAGTCGTCGTGTTTCCCGTGCGTCACCCGGCCTACGAAGGCAGCTGGGGCATGGTCGTGCGGCGCGCTGGCGTCGACAAAGCCACGGCGCTCGCCGAGCTGTGCACCCACTATGGTGTATCCCCGAGCGAGATCGTCGCTGTGGGAGACTGGTTGAACGACGTACCGATGTTTCAGGTAGCCGGGCGTTCCTTCGCCATGCGACAGGCGCCAGCGCCAGTGAAGCGCGCTGCGACGGACGTACTCGAAGCCGACACCTGGTCGGGAGGCGGCGTCGAAGAAGCCGCGCGCCGCGCGGGGCTATTGTGA